The nucleotide sequence TTCTTCTACTTTCTTTTTTAGCTCCTCAGAAACGGGTGCTGAACTGGTTAGTACACGCGAAACTGTTGAGATGGATACACCTGCTTTTCTTGCTACATCTTTAATGCTAACTTTCGCCATTCGTCCACTCTCCAAATTAAGATTTCAAAAGGCCAGGAGGGATTTTCCCCCTCCCGGCTGAACCATTGTATCTATTTTACTTAGTAACGAGTTCCAATTCAACTGGGATGAAAACCGTTTTGTTTGTTAAGTATTCGTGAGCTTTCTGGACGGCGAGTTGTCCCATAAGATATGGCTGTTGTGCAACTGTTGCAGCCATTTCGCCTTTCTTCACAGCATTAAGTGCGTCAGGTATTGCGTCGAATCCAACAACGATTATCTTTCCAAGTTTTCCTGCTGCTCTAATGGCTTCTATTGCCCCGAGTGCCATTTCATCGTTCTGAGCAAATACTGCGTTGATATCAGGATATGCTTGGAGAAGGTTTTCCATGACTCTCATGCCTTCTGCTCTGTTGAAGTTCGCAACTTGTTCCGCGACAAGTTTGATGTTTGGGTATTTTTTCAATTCGTTCTTGAAACCCGCACCTCTGTCACGCGCTGCAGATGTTCCTGGGATACCAACTAACATAACGACTTTGCCGGTTCCTTTAAGCTGTTGAGCGATGAACCTTGCTGCCATCGCACCACCTGCGACGTTGTCAGAAGCTATGTGCACAACAACTTGTCCACCTGCAGCACCACGGTCAACTGTTATTACAGGAATCTTCGCCTTGTTCGCTGCTTCGATAGCTGGGACTATCGCTGCACTGTCTGTTGGGTTGATTATTATCAAATCTACTTTCTTTTGAATGAGGTCTTCTATGTCGTTGAGCTGTTTTGCTGGCTTGTCTTGAGCATCAACCACTAAGAGCGTTATGCCAAGTTCCTTTGCCGCTGCTTGCGCACCATCCCTTAATGTGACAAAGAACGGGTTGTTAAGTGTCGATAATGAAAGTCCGACCTTGAAGCTGAAAACTGAAACCGCAAAAACAACCATCATCAGTACGAGTATCCACCTTTTCATACCTTCCACCTCCTGAAAGAGTTTGTCAACCCTCACGTTCGACCAAGACTGCCGTTAGAATAACTATGCCTTTGACTGCATCTTGATAGAATGGCGAAACATTGAGGATATTCATTCCGTTGTTCAAAATTCCCATTATGAGTGCCCCGAAGAATGTGCCTATAATCGAGCCCTTACCTCCTGAAAGGCTCGCACCACCAAGAACAACAGCAGCGATAGCGTCGAGCTCGTATCCAACACCAAAGGTAGGCTGGGCACTGTTGAGCCTCGATGTTAAGATAATCGCACTTACGGCGCTTAAAAGACCGCTCAGCATGTAAAAGCTGATTTTGTAGACATCAACCTTGACTCCGCTGAGACGTGCTGCTGTTTCGTTTCCACCAATTGAATAAGCGTACAGACCGAACTTGGTATAAGTTGTTATGTAGAACATCAGTGCCAAAAATCCGAACATGATGAGTATAGGAACGGGGATACCGACAATGTCGCCTGAACCGATGAATCTGAAAGCATCAGAAAAGCCAGTGATGGGCATTCCTTCCGTGTAAGCCAGTGTCAAACTCCTTGCAATCGCCATCGTTGCCAACGTCACTATGAACGGCTGTAGTTTTGCTTTCGCAATGATGAAGCCGTTCACAAGCCCAAAGCCAGCTCCGGTTGCAAGTGCAGCGATGATGCCCAGTGCTATTGAATTTTTGCTAACAATCGAAGCGAGTATGGCGGCTGAAAGTGCAAAGACCGAACCTACGGAAAGGTCTATTCCTCCAGAAATGATGACAACGGTCATTCCAAAGGCGATAATAGCCTGCATCGAGACTTGCCTGAGAACGTTGATGAAGTTCGAAACCGTGAAGAATCTGTCTGAAAGGATAGAAAAGAGTATGACAAGTCCGATAAGTCCAACTATTGCAGGATAGTCTTTCAGTTTCCTGAGTACCTTCTTAGATGCCATTACATATCAACTCCCGTAGCTAGTTTTATTACGTTCTCTTCGTTAACATCTTTTCTCCCCAATATTCCCATAGATTTACCCCTGTGCATCACTAAGACTCTATCGCACAAATTGACGATTTCGGGCAGTTCCGATGAGATGAAAATCACGCCAACTCCAGAATTCGCAAGCTCGTTGATTATGTTGTACACCTCAACTTTTGTGCCAACATCTATACCTCTTGTTGGCTCTACCAAAATCACAAGTTTCGGAGTCTTTCTAAGTACTTTTGAGAGCACTACCTTTTGCTGGTTTCCCCCTGAAAGAGTCTTCACCTTTTGCTTTATCGAGCTGACCTTAATCGAATATTTCTTCACCTCATCTGCGGATATCGACTTCGCCTTTTTCCAGAGTATATGCCAAAGTTTAGATACTTCGTCTGTATTTTGCAAGGTGATGTTCTTCACGACATCGAGATCAAGAATCAGTCCCATCTTTTTCCTATCTTCCGGTACGAGCGCTATTCCGTGTTCTAACATGTTCTTCTGTGGCTTTAGGTCTTCACCAAGCAAGGTCATCTTTTCCCATTTCGCTGGTAAGTACCCAAAGATACCTAAGGCTATTTCCGATTTGCCTGAGCCGACAAGCCCTGCAATGCCGAATATTTCGCCTCTCTTAACTGAGAACGTCACATCTTCCACCAAACCTTCGATTGTAAGGCTTTCGACGGAGAATAGCACTTCGTCTGTGGGTTTATTGAACTTGGGATACATCTCTTCGATCTTTCTGCCAACCATAAGGCGTATGAGCTCGTCTTTGCTGATTTCATCAACTCTACCTGTGGTGATATATTCTCCATCACGAAGTACAGTAACCCTATCTGCTATTTCGTATATCTCTTCTAAGCGATGGGAGATGAAAATAACGGATACACCTTTCTTTTTAAGATTTTTAATAATTCCAAAGAGTCTTTCCGTTTCGTATTCGGTTATCGTTGCCGTCGGCTCGTCCATTATGAGTACCTTTGAATTCAAAAAGAGTGCTTTTGCAATCATCACGAGTTGCTTTTCTGATGTGTTCAAATTCTTGACTTTCTCGTCTGCACGGAGATTGAAG is from Fervidobacterium gondwanense DSM 13020 and encodes:
- a CDS encoding D-ribose ABC transporter substrate-binding protein, whose amino-acid sequence is MKRWILVLMMVVFAVSVFSFKVGLSLSTLNNPFFVTLRDGAQAAAKELGITLLVVDAQDKPAKQLNDIEDLIQKKVDLIIINPTDSAAIVPAIEAANKAKIPVITVDRGAAGGQVVVHIASDNVAGGAMAARFIAQQLKGTGKVVMLVGIPGTSAARDRGAGFKNELKKYPNIKLVAEQVANFNRAEGMRVMENLLQAYPDINAVFAQNDEMALGAIEAIRAAGKLGKIIVVGFDAIPDALNAVKKGEMAATVAQQPYLMGQLAVQKAHEYLTNKTVFIPVELELVTK
- a CDS encoding ABC transporter permease, producing MASKKVLRKLKDYPAIVGLIGLVILFSILSDRFFTVSNFINVLRQVSMQAIIAFGMTVVIISGGIDLSVGSVFALSAAILASIVSKNSIALGIIAALATGAGFGLVNGFIIAKAKLQPFIVTLATMAIARSLTLAYTEGMPITGFSDAFRFIGSGDIVGIPVPILIMFGFLALMFYITTYTKFGLYAYSIGGNETAARLSGVKVDVYKISFYMLSGLLSAVSAIILTSRLNSAQPTFGVGYELDAIAAVVLGGASLSGGKGSIIGTFFGALIMGILNNGMNILNVSPFYQDAVKGIVILTAVLVEREG
- a CDS encoding sugar ABC transporter ATP-binding protein, whose amino-acid sequence is MNEKILELEGITKSFPGVVALKNVRFDLYSGEVHALIGENGAGKSTLIKIISGVHQPDAGRIVYNGEHLLFKSPTEAIAKGISTIHQELNLFEELTVAENVFVGKLETFNFSKRKAIAIVQGFLDELNFNLRADEKVKNLNTSEKQLVMIAKALFLNSKVLIMDEPTATITEYETERLFGIIKNLKKKGVSVIFISHRLEEIYEIADRVTVLRDGEYITTGRVDEISKDELIRLMVGRKIEEMYPKFNKPTDEVLFSVESLTIEGLVEDVTFSVKRGEIFGIAGLVGSGKSEIALGIFGYLPAKWEKMTLLGEDLKPQKNMLEHGIALVPEDRKKMGLILDLDVVKNITLQNTDEVSKLWHILWKKAKSISADEVKKYSIKVSSIKQKVKTLSGGNQQKVVLSKVLRKTPKLVILVEPTRGIDVGTKVEVYNIINELANSGVGVIFISSELPEIVNLCDRVLVMHRGKSMGILGRKDVNEENVIKLATGVDM